In Variovorax paradoxus, a single genomic region encodes these proteins:
- a CDS encoding carotenoid oxygenase family protein, protein MTAATTTTSAAATQAGNAYFFSGNYAALTQEHDIAALDVVGAIPPELSGTLYRVGPSPQYAPRDDNYHWFSGDGMVHAFHVDGGKVSYSNRWARTPKWQLENEAGRALFGSFGNPATSDPAALGRNSGTANTSMLWHGGRLFALEESHQPFELDALTLASKGHQSFGERLTARCTAHPKIDPETGELHFFAYSPEGPGTPGMLYGVMDSACEITELQSFTAPYASMAHDFMVTRGHVLFPVMPLTTSVERAMRGKPLLAWDADKRTHVGVMRRGADAGSMRWFEADACHVFHVMNAWDDGDSIVAFVMQSDTAPGLPDSEGRPGDPHAMAARLCRWTFDLASPGTGFRREYLDDLVAEFPRIDERHAGRRNRYGFYTCHATARARGDAESVLFDSLARFDFDTGERSIHTLPAGDVMSEPVFVPRSADAAEGDGWLLAVAWREREKRSDLLVLDACDLGAAPVAVARLPHRVPFGFHGNWRPNA, encoded by the coding sequence GTGACCGCAGCAACGACAACAACATCGGCCGCAGCAACGCAGGCCGGCAACGCCTATTTCTTCAGCGGCAACTACGCGGCGCTGACGCAGGAGCACGACATCGCGGCGCTCGACGTCGTCGGCGCGATCCCGCCCGAACTGTCGGGCACGCTCTACCGCGTCGGCCCGAGCCCGCAGTACGCGCCGCGCGACGACAACTACCACTGGTTTTCCGGCGACGGCATGGTGCATGCGTTCCATGTCGATGGCGGCAAGGTCTCGTACAGCAACCGTTGGGCCCGCACGCCGAAGTGGCAGCTCGAGAACGAGGCCGGGCGTGCGCTGTTCGGATCTTTCGGCAACCCCGCGACCAGCGACCCCGCCGCCCTGGGCCGAAACAGCGGCACGGCCAACACCAGCATGCTGTGGCACGGCGGCCGGCTGTTCGCGCTCGAGGAGTCGCACCAGCCCTTCGAGCTGGATGCGCTCACGCTGGCCTCGAAGGGGCACCAGAGCTTCGGCGAGCGCCTGACGGCACGCTGCACCGCGCACCCCAAGATCGACCCCGAAACCGGCGAGCTGCACTTCTTCGCCTATTCGCCCGAAGGCCCGGGCACGCCCGGCATGCTCTACGGCGTGATGGACAGCGCGTGCGAAATCACTGAGCTCCAGTCGTTCACCGCGCCTTACGCCAGCATGGCGCACGACTTCATGGTGACGCGCGGGCACGTGCTTTTCCCCGTCATGCCGCTCACGACCAGCGTCGAGCGCGCGATGCGCGGCAAGCCGCTGCTCGCATGGGACGCGGACAAGCGCACGCATGTCGGCGTGATGCGCCGGGGCGCCGACGCCGGCTCGATGCGCTGGTTCGAGGCCGACGCCTGCCATGTGTTCCACGTCATGAACGCCTGGGACGACGGCGACTCCATCGTCGCCTTCGTGATGCAGTCGGACACCGCGCCGGGCCTGCCCGATTCGGAGGGCCGGCCGGGCGACCCGCATGCGATGGCGGCGCGCCTGTGCCGGTGGACTTTCGATCTGGCCAGCCCGGGCACCGGGTTCCGGCGCGAGTATCTCGACGACCTCGTGGCCGAGTTCCCGCGCATCGACGAGCGCCATGCGGGCCGCCGCAACAGGTATGGCTTCTACACATGCCACGCGACGGCACGCGCACGCGGCGATGCCGAAAGCGTTCTGTTCGACAGTCTGGCGCGCTTCGACTTCGACACGGGCGAGCGCAGCATCCACACGCTGCCGGCCGGCGACGTGATGTCGGAACCGGTGTTCGTGCCGCGCTCGGCGGATGCCGCCGAAGGCGACGGCTGGCTGCTGGCCGTGGCCTGGCGCGAGCGCGAGAAACGCAGCGACCTGCTTGTGCTCGATGCCTGCGATCTGGGCGCCGCGCCTGTCGCCGTCGCGCGGCTGCCGCACCGCGTGCCGTTCGGCTTTCACGGCAACTGGCGTCCCAACGCCTGA
- a CDS encoding MerR family transcriptional regulator, translating into MFLKIGELARRTGLTVRALRHYDDIGLLVPSERSSGGYRLYDRKDVARLYRIQALRRLDLSLAEVHGLLGDNASGGLSEIVAQQVSQLEREIARASALRSHLLALQGQLQASQEPAIDDWLVALESMVAGGKYFSDDELGRLNAGRDGLAEAVAPERAALTSTLHALVASGASPESTEAQILARRWIELLLEEAGGDEALLIKLYTMHWNEPALHSLTGVDRAGMKFISHAMAWARLQLYAPYCSAEEMALLARHYVEQTDAWPPLIAEVREQMLQRAAPEAPAMRALATRWRALSLAKAGGDAALQSKLQHAFSTDPALRTGSGIDAPLAAYVERAIAQLATPLSH; encoded by the coding sequence ATGTTTCTGAAGATCGGCGAACTCGCCCGGCGCACCGGGCTGACCGTGCGCGCACTGCGTCACTATGACGATATCGGCCTGCTGGTGCCGTCCGAAAGATCGAGCGGCGGCTACCGCCTCTACGACCGCAAGGACGTCGCGCGGCTCTACCGCATCCAGGCGCTGCGGCGGCTCGATCTGTCGCTGGCGGAAGTCCATGGACTGCTGGGCGACAACGCGAGCGGCGGGCTGTCGGAAATCGTTGCGCAACAGGTGTCGCAGCTCGAGCGCGAGATCGCACGAGCCTCGGCGCTGCGCTCGCACTTGCTGGCCTTGCAGGGGCAACTGCAGGCCAGCCAGGAACCCGCCATCGACGACTGGCTCGTGGCGCTCGAAAGCATGGTCGCGGGCGGCAAGTATTTCAGCGACGACGAACTCGGCAGGCTCAATGCCGGGCGCGACGGGTTGGCCGAAGCGGTCGCGCCCGAGCGGGCGGCGCTGACGTCCACCCTCCACGCACTGGTCGCTTCCGGCGCGTCGCCTGAAAGCACCGAGGCGCAAATCCTGGCGCGGCGCTGGATCGAACTGCTGCTCGAAGAGGCCGGCGGCGACGAAGCCCTGCTCATCAAGCTCTACACCATGCACTGGAACGAGCCGGCGTTGCATTCACTGACCGGCGTCGACCGGGCGGGCATGAAGTTCATCTCGCATGCGATGGCCTGGGCGCGGCTGCAGCTCTACGCGCCTTATTGCAGCGCAGAAGAGATGGCGTTGCTCGCAAGGCATTACGTCGAGCAGACCGACGCATGGCCCCCGCTCATCGCCGAAGTGCGCGAGCAGATGCTGCAGCGCGCCGCGCCCGAAGCGCCGGCGATGCGCGCTTTGGCGACGCGCTGGCGGGCGCTGTCGCTCGCGAAGGCCGGCGGCGACGCCGCGCTGCAGTCGAAGCTGCAACACGCGTTCAGCACCGACCCCGCATTGCGCACCGGCTCGGGCATCGACGCGCCGCTCGCGGCCTATGTCGAGCGCGCCATCGCGCAGCTCGCCACACCCCTTTCCCATTGA
- a CDS encoding sulfite exporter TauE/SafE family protein produces the protein MQALYVSVIAGAVLAGFVQGLSGFAFGLVAMSVWAWTLEPQLAALLALFGALTGQVIAALTVRRAFDKRVLWPFVIGGLVGVPFGVWLLPHLDLVVFKLCLGVLLVLWCPAMLMSQHLPKVSFGGRVADGVAGTIGGVMAGIGGFSGTIPTLWCTLRGFQRDTQRAVIQNFNLSMLAVAFAIHLASGSIERSTVPLLGVVALAVAVPVLLGARLYVGISEAAFRKLVLSLLTASGVAMLASAVPAILQRS, from the coding sequence ATGCAAGCCTTGTATGTGTCAGTGATCGCCGGCGCAGTGCTGGCGGGTTTCGTGCAGGGCCTGTCCGGCTTTGCGTTCGGCCTGGTGGCCATGTCGGTGTGGGCCTGGACCCTGGAGCCGCAGCTGGCCGCGCTGCTTGCGCTGTTTGGCGCCCTCACCGGGCAGGTGATCGCGGCGCTCACGGTGCGCCGCGCCTTCGACAAGCGCGTGCTCTGGCCCTTCGTGATCGGCGGGCTGGTCGGGGTGCCGTTCGGCGTCTGGCTGCTGCCTCATCTCGATCTTGTCGTCTTCAAGCTCTGCCTGGGCGTGCTGCTGGTGCTGTGGTGCCCGGCCATGCTGATGTCGCAGCACCTGCCGAAGGTGTCGTTCGGAGGGCGCGTGGCCGACGGGGTGGCCGGCACCATCGGTGGCGTGATGGCCGGCATCGGCGGCTTCTCGGGGACCATTCCCACGCTCTGGTGCACCTTACGCGGATTCCAGCGCGACACGCAACGCGCGGTGATCCAGAACTTCAACCTGTCGATGCTGGCGGTGGCGTTCGCCATCCACCTGGCGAGCGGCAGCATCGAGCGCTCCACCGTTCCACTGCTGGGGGTGGTGGCGCTGGCCGTCGCGGTGCCGGTGTTGCTGGGGGCTCGGCTCTATGTGGGCATCAGCGAGGCGGCGTTCCGCAAGCTGGTGCTGAGCCTGCTGACCGCTTCGGGCGTGGCGATGCTGGCGTCGGCCGTGCCGGCGATATTGCAGCGTTCCTGA
- a CDS encoding MFS transporter — MSSSSSAAVPPATTLRTDAKLIGLVGLAHAVSHFSQLILAPLFPWLKDAFNVSYVELGAVLTVFFVVSCIVQAASGFIVDKLGPRPVLFVGLGGLGLAAFGYATAQSYWMLLVCAVIGGIGNGVFHPVDYTLFNRKVAPTRLGHAYSVHGITGSLGWALAPAFVVPIAMAYSWRVALASAGAVAIVVLLVLWVYRSVLSLDAAAVHKATGQGESAPAGGEFDFLRIPAVWMCFGFFFFYAAVISVVQTFAPVAAGHLHAVPVALVAVCLTVYMVASAAGMVVGGFLASDPSRCERIVGAGFGVAAALALVLAFASFPPIVVPVLFGMMGFVSGVAGPSRDLLVKKSTPPNATGRVYGVVYAGLDIGQAVAPLVFGRLMDHGQYTSVIVGLALVQGVLIASAFNVRRVRRTALVPASA, encoded by the coding sequence ATGTCCTCTTCATCTTCCGCCGCCGTTCCACCCGCCACCACCTTGCGCACCGACGCCAAGCTGATCGGGCTGGTCGGCCTGGCCCATGCGGTCAGCCATTTCAGCCAGCTCATCCTGGCGCCGCTGTTCCCCTGGCTGAAGGACGCGTTCAACGTGAGCTACGTCGAGCTGGGCGCGGTGCTCACGGTGTTCTTCGTGGTCTCGTGCATCGTGCAGGCGGCCTCGGGCTTCATCGTCGACAAGCTGGGCCCGCGCCCGGTGCTGTTCGTCGGGCTGGGCGGACTGGGGCTCGCGGCCTTCGGCTATGCGACGGCGCAGAGCTACTGGATGCTGCTGGTGTGCGCGGTGATCGGCGGCATCGGCAACGGCGTGTTCCACCCGGTCGACTACACGCTGTTCAACCGCAAGGTCGCGCCCACGCGGCTGGGCCATGCCTACAGCGTGCACGGCATCACCGGCAGCCTGGGCTGGGCGCTGGCCCCGGCCTTCGTGGTGCCGATCGCCATGGCGTATTCGTGGCGCGTGGCGCTGGCGTCGGCTGGCGCCGTGGCCATCGTGGTGCTGCTGGTGCTGTGGGTCTACCGCAGCGTGCTGTCGCTCGACGCGGCGGCGGTGCACAAGGCCACCGGGCAGGGCGAATCCGCGCCCGCCGGCGGCGAGTTCGACTTCCTGCGCATTCCCGCGGTGTGGATGTGCTTCGGTTTCTTCTTCTTCTATGCCGCCGTGATCAGCGTGGTGCAGACCTTCGCGCCGGTGGCCGCGGGCCATCTGCACGCGGTGCCGGTGGCGCTGGTGGCGGTGTGCCTCACGGTCTACATGGTGGCCAGCGCGGCCGGCATGGTGGTGGGCGGCTTCCTGGCTTCGGACCCGTCGCGCTGCGAGCGCATCGTGGGCGCGGGCTTCGGCGTGGCCGCGGCGCTGGCGCTGGTGCTGGCCTTCGCGAGCTTCCCGCCGATCGTGGTGCCGGTGCTGTTCGGCATGATGGGTTTCGTCTCCGGCGTAGCCGGTCCCTCGCGCGATTTGCTGGTGAAGAAGTCGACCCCGCCCAACGCCACCGGCCGCGTCTACGGTGTGGTGTACGCGGGCCTGGACATCGGGCAGGCCGTGGCGCCGCTGGTGTTCGGCCGGCTGATGGACCATGGGCAGTACACGAGCGTCATCGTCGGGCTGGCGCTGGTGCAGGGCGTGCTGATTGCCAGCGCGTTCAACGTGCGCCGGGTGCGCCGCACGGCGCTGGTGCCGGCTTCCGCCTGA
- a CDS encoding AraC family transcriptional regulator translates to MPSAASPAASSSFATAPATAPANSVGPLTPHLYAPDAVRPLRAKEHFLSADTLVELHEHPWPQLTFSTRGVIRLSTQDGSYIVPPSRALWVPANMPHSITLIEDAELRTVYLHAWIAPTWEKCEVLEISPLLRALMLALDTTPDGLPPADPHAPQRERMIAPLLVDEVERATQIRIDVPLPADKRLRQLCEVLLRNPADRATLAERAATIGASERTVARLFRDQLGMSWQQWRQQAVMAHALPLLARGMAVSQVAAASGYATDSAFCAMFKAATGRSPTSFQHRKRAAAT, encoded by the coding sequence ATGCCAAGCGCCGCCTCCCCCGCTGCCTCTTCTTCTTTCGCGACTGCTCCCGCCACAGCGCCGGCCAACAGCGTCGGTCCGCTCACGCCGCACCTCTACGCCCCCGACGCGGTGCGACCGCTGCGCGCCAAGGAACATTTCCTGAGCGCCGACACGCTGGTCGAGCTGCACGAGCATCCGTGGCCGCAGCTCACCTTCTCCACGCGCGGCGTGATCCGCCTGAGCACGCAGGACGGCAGCTACATCGTGCCGCCCTCGCGCGCGCTCTGGGTGCCGGCCAACATGCCGCACAGCATCACGCTGATCGAGGACGCGGAGCTGCGCACCGTGTACCTGCATGCCTGGATCGCTCCCACCTGGGAAAAGTGCGAAGTGCTGGAGATCAGCCCGCTGCTGCGCGCGCTGATGCTCGCGCTCGACACCACGCCCGACGGCCTGCCGCCGGCCGATCCGCACGCGCCGCAGCGCGAACGCATGATCGCGCCGCTGCTGGTCGACGAGGTCGAGCGTGCCACCCAGATCCGCATCGACGTGCCGCTGCCCGCGGACAAGCGCCTGCGCCAGCTCTGCGAGGTGCTGCTGCGCAACCCGGCCGACCGCGCCACGCTGGCCGAGCGCGCCGCCACCATCGGCGCCAGCGAGCGCACGGTGGCGCGCCTGTTCCGCGACCAGCTCGGCATGAGCTGGCAGCAATGGCGCCAGCAGGCCGTGATGGCCCATGCCCTGCCGCTGCTGGCGCGCGGCATGGCCGTGAGCCAAGTGGCGGCCGCCAGCGGCTATGCCACCGACAGCGCGTTCTGCGCCATGTTCAAGGCGGCGACCGGCCGCTCGCCGACCTCGTTCCAGCACCGCAAGCGCGCCGCGGCCACCTGA
- a CDS encoding phosphatase PAP2 family protein yields the protein MHSPIPLQLAPETRTPTWTADIWLRVRRHFLLKAVGTTAFTWLFFIGYFHLLRNPSFPVTVMPLTPLDHLIPFQPYALGAYLSLWFYVGIAPGLQLTFRELVVYGLWIGGLCITGLGLFYFWPTQIPPLSIDVTGFPGFAMLQGVDAAGNACPSMHVAVAIFTAIRIEHVLRETRTPALWRLLNWAWFAAIAYSTLAVKQHVVLDVAAGALLGVAFALPSLYWRPGKRFRGDSPHVGADIIGHH from the coding sequence ATGCACTCACCGATCCCCCTGCAGCTGGCGCCCGAAACCCGGACGCCGACCTGGACCGCCGACATCTGGCTGCGCGTGCGTCGCCATTTCCTGCTGAAGGCGGTCGGCACCACGGCCTTCACCTGGCTGTTCTTCATCGGCTACTTCCACCTGCTTCGCAACCCGTCGTTCCCGGTCACGGTGATGCCGCTGACGCCGCTGGACCACCTCATTCCATTCCAGCCCTATGCGCTGGGCGCCTACCTGTCGCTGTGGTTCTATGTCGGCATCGCGCCGGGGCTGCAGCTCACCTTCCGCGAGCTGGTGGTGTACGGGCTGTGGATCGGCGGGCTGTGCATCACAGGGCTGGGGCTCTTCTACTTCTGGCCGACGCAGATTCCGCCGCTGTCCATCGACGTGACCGGCTTCCCCGGGTTTGCGATGCTCCAGGGCGTGGACGCCGCGGGCAACGCCTGCCCTTCGATGCACGTGGCGGTGGCCATCTTCACCGCCATTCGCATCGAGCATGTGTTGCGCGAAACCCGCACACCGGCCCTGTGGCGCCTGCTGAACTGGGCCTGGTTCGCGGCCATTGCCTATTCGACGCTGGCCGTCAAGCAGCACGTGGTGCTCGACGTGGCGGCGGGCGCCCTGCTGGGCGTGGCGTTCGCCCTGCCTTCGCTGTACTGGCGGCCGGGGAAGCGTTTCCGAGGGGATTCCCCTCACGTGGGAGCGGATATCATTGGTCATCACTGA
- a CDS encoding acyl carrier protein, with amino-acid sequence MSSLKELQDLIHEKYGIEPSKLDPHASMRETGGLDSLALAEFLFAIEDHFGITMPDEDANIDTLADLAVLVDKVRAAKAA; translated from the coding sequence ATGAGTTCGCTGAAGGAATTGCAGGACCTGATCCACGAGAAGTACGGCATCGAACCGTCGAAGCTCGACCCCCACGCCTCGATGCGGGAAACCGGCGGACTCGATTCGCTGGCGCTCGCCGAATTCCTGTTCGCCATCGAAGACCACTTCGGCATCACCATGCCCGACGAGGACGCGAACATCGACACCCTGGCCGACCTCGCGGTGCTGGTCGACAAGGTCCGGGCAGCGAAGGCAGCGTGA
- a CDS encoding beta-ketoacyl-[acyl-carrier-protein] synthase family protein, producing MNHEVAVTGLGVVAPHGDSPGALFEALLQGRSAIQPVFPELPKPAAAATVAFDETRWFTKLQLAGVDRVSQLAVAAADLAMRDAGLAAGDADPERIGVFAGCGMGGAAALEAAYRGNGRVSPLTIPAFMPNAPAAHVAMRQGVQGPVLTYSVACASSAAAIAEAAKAVQRGEVDIAIAGGSEALIVPGVVLAWQAMQTLATFQPGEAAGAVRPFATDRSGFVLGEGAAFLILESAERARARGARSYATLAGWGLSSDATHLTKPDAPGQARALRAALRQAGLQPRDVGYCNAHGTATRIGDVVERNALADVWGGDLDTLRVSSTKALHGHMLGAAGALEALITVLALHERQLPPNANCAEIDPACSLNLVQPEDTAAPSLEAAVSNSFAFGGTNSVLLFRRA from the coding sequence GTGAACCACGAGGTCGCCGTCACAGGTCTGGGCGTCGTGGCGCCGCACGGCGACTCGCCGGGCGCGCTGTTCGAGGCCCTGCTGCAGGGCCGCTCGGCCATCCAGCCCGTCTTTCCCGAACTGCCCAAGCCGGCCGCCGCGGCCACCGTTGCCTTCGACGAGACGCGCTGGTTCACCAAGCTGCAGCTCGCGGGCGTCGACCGCGTGAGCCAGCTGGCCGTGGCCGCCGCCGACCTAGCCATGCGCGACGCGGGCTTGGCCGCGGGCGATGCCGACCCCGAACGCATCGGCGTCTTCGCGGGTTGCGGCATGGGCGGCGCGGCGGCGCTCGAAGCTGCCTACCGCGGCAACGGCCGCGTGTCGCCGCTCACCATTCCGGCCTTCATGCCCAATGCGCCGGCCGCCCACGTGGCCATGCGCCAGGGGGTGCAGGGCCCGGTGCTCACCTACTCGGTCGCCTGCGCTTCGTCGGCTGCCGCCATTGCCGAGGCGGCCAAGGCGGTGCAGCGCGGCGAGGTCGACATCGCCATTGCCGGCGGCAGCGAAGCGCTGATCGTGCCGGGCGTGGTGCTGGCCTGGCAGGCGATGCAGACGCTGGCCACCTTCCAGCCCGGCGAAGCGGCCGGCGCGGTGCGACCTTTCGCCACCGACCGCAGCGGCTTCGTGCTGGGCGAAGGCGCGGCCTTTTTGATTCTCGAATCCGCCGAGCGCGCCCGCGCCCGGGGTGCCCGCAGCTACGCCACGCTGGCCGGCTGGGGCCTGAGCAGCGACGCCACCCACCTCACCAAGCCCGACGCTCCCGGTCAGGCCCGCGCGCTGCGCGCCGCGCTGCGGCAGGCCGGCCTGCAGCCGCGCGACGTGGGCTATTGCAATGCCCACGGCACGGCCACGCGCATCGGCGACGTGGTCGAGCGCAACGCACTGGCCGACGTGTGGGGCGGCGACCTCGACACCCTGCGCGTGAGTTCGACCAAGGCGCTGCACGGCCACATGCTGGGCGCGGCGGGCGCGCTCGAAGCGCTCATTACAGTGCTGGCATTGCACGAGCGGCAGTTGCCACCCAATGCGAACTGCGCGGAAATCGACCCGGCCTGCAGCCTGAACCTGGTGCAGCCGGAGGACACGGCGGCACCCTCGCTCGAGGCGGCCGTCAGCAATTCCTTCGCCTTCGGCGGCACCAATTCCGTGCTGCTGTTCCGCCGAGCCTAG
- a CDS encoding LysR substrate-binding domain-containing protein, whose protein sequence is MRRHIPSTRALLIFDAVARHHGVGKAAEELCLTHSAVSQQLRLLESQIGVRLVQRTARGTELTEPGRRYHGQISGDLLRLQNHTLEAMAQRTDGLRLLVGAVPVLAEGWLTPRLPEFIAQHPGCSLHLQVFPTHLYMEDLPFDVGVQYDDAVWPGANALPLMGEPCVVVCSPKAKGRAAMARGDFRAAPLLHLRTRMGAWEEWFGHAANARAPENLVAGHRFDLFSSLVAAVRADLGVGLVPEYFIERELRSGELVLACPERVPSSRGYSVFVAPSRTDDALVGAFVEWLLAAAA, encoded by the coding sequence ATGCGCCGCCACATTCCCAGCACCCGCGCGCTGCTGATCTTCGATGCGGTGGCCCGCCATCACGGCGTGGGCAAGGCCGCCGAGGAGCTGTGCCTCACCCACAGCGCGGTGAGCCAGCAGCTGCGGCTGCTGGAGTCGCAGATCGGCGTGCGGCTGGTGCAGCGCACCGCGCGCGGCACCGAACTGACCGAGCCGGGGCGGCGCTACCACGGCCAGATTTCCGGCGACCTGCTGCGGCTGCAGAACCACACGTTGGAGGCGATGGCGCAGCGCACCGACGGCCTGCGCCTGCTGGTGGGCGCGGTGCCGGTGCTGGCCGAAGGCTGGCTCACGCCGCGGCTGCCCGAGTTCATCGCGCAGCATCCGGGCTGCAGCCTGCACCTTCAGGTGTTTCCGACGCATCTCTACATGGAGGACCTGCCCTTCGACGTCGGCGTGCAGTACGACGACGCGGTGTGGCCAGGCGCCAACGCGCTGCCGCTCATGGGCGAGCCGTGCGTGGTGGTGTGCTCGCCAAAGGCGAAAGGCCGGGCGGCGATGGCGCGCGGCGATTTCCGCGCCGCGCCGCTGCTGCACCTGCGCACCCGCATGGGGGCCTGGGAAGAATGGTTCGGGCATGCGGCGAATGCGCGTGCGCCCGAAAACCTGGTGGCGGGGCACCGTTTCGACCTGTTCTCGTCGCTGGTCGCGGCGGTGCGCGCCGACCTGGGCGTGGGGCTGGTGCCGGAGTACTTCATCGAGCGCGAACTGCGCTCGGGCGAACTGGTGCTGGCCTGCCCGGAGCGGGTGCCGTCGAGCCGGGGCTACAGCGTGTTCGTGGCGCCCAGCCGTACCGACGACGCGCTGGTCGGCGCCTTCGTCGAATGGCTTCTTGCGGCCGCGGCCTAG
- a CDS encoding M20/M25/M40 family metallo-hydrolase, translating into MPRPVSLRLAPLVLALASAAAGLAHAQTGSVAATPAQVRPEVDKAYTQLMASPQIQKLLDAVKADHARSVEDLKMLTEIEAPPFKEQKRAEAFLARMKAVGLTDAKIDAEGNVVGLRKGTGNGPKLLISAHLDTVFPAGTDVKVKERDGKLYAPGISDDTRGLSVLLSWLKVLNDNKIQTVGDLLIVGNVGEEELGNLRGMKAIFRDNLDIDGMVGLEPAPEGTVLMLGTGSHRYEVTFKGPGGHSFGAFGQVPSAIHGMGRAIAKIADIRTPSFPKTTFTVGTVGGGTSVNTIAPDARMAVDIRSDEMAPLLETEKKILTAIDEAVVEENKRWNVNTLSVSTKLIGDRPGGRTQSDTVIVEAATRSNAAFGHKTLLTGASTDANVPMSLGIPAIIIGGGGKTGGFHALSEWIDVTDGWKGAQNSLVTVLGLVGVQGTSTPLLEKRPPRAK; encoded by the coding sequence ATGCCTCGCCCTGTGTCTCTTCGCCTCGCCCCGCTCGTCCTCGCCCTGGCGTCCGCCGCCGCCGGCCTCGCGCATGCCCAGACCGGCTCGGTCGCGGCCACGCCCGCGCAGGTACGGCCCGAAGTCGACAAGGCCTACACGCAGCTGATGGCGTCGCCGCAGATCCAGAAGCTGCTCGACGCGGTGAAGGCCGACCATGCGCGCTCGGTGGAAGACCTGAAGATGCTCACCGAGATCGAAGCGCCTCCGTTCAAGGAGCAGAAGCGCGCCGAGGCTTTCCTCGCGCGCATGAAGGCAGTCGGCCTCACGGACGCGAAGATCGACGCCGAAGGCAACGTGGTCGGCCTGCGCAAGGGCACGGGCAACGGGCCGAAGCTGCTGATCTCGGCCCACCTCGACACCGTGTTCCCCGCCGGCACCGACGTGAAGGTGAAGGAGCGCGACGGCAAGCTCTACGCCCCCGGCATCTCCGACGACACGCGCGGCTTGTCGGTACTGCTGTCGTGGCTCAAGGTGCTGAACGACAACAAGATCCAGACCGTGGGCGACCTGCTCATCGTGGGCAACGTCGGCGAGGAAGAGCTGGGCAACCTGCGCGGCATGAAAGCCATCTTCCGAGACAACCTCGACATCGACGGCATGGTCGGCCTCGAGCCCGCGCCCGAGGGCACGGTGCTGATGCTCGGCACCGGCAGCCACCGCTACGAAGTGACCTTCAAGGGCCCGGGCGGCCACAGCTTCGGCGCGTTCGGGCAGGTGCCCAGCGCCATCCACGGCATGGGCCGCGCCATCGCCAAGATCGCCGACATCCGCACGCCGAGCTTCCCGAAGACGACGTTCACCGTGGGCACGGTGGGCGGCGGTACTTCGGTCAACACCATCGCGCCCGACGCGCGCATGGCGGTCGACATCCGCTCCGACGAAATGGCGCCGCTGCTGGAGACCGAGAAGAAGATCCTCACGGCCATCGACGAGGCCGTGGTCGAGGAGAACAAGCGCTGGAACGTGAACACGCTGAGCGTGAGCACCAAGCTCATCGGCGACCGCCCGGGCGGCCGCACGCAGTCGGACACGGTGATCGTCGAGGCGGCCACGCGCTCGAACGCGGCCTTCGGCCACAAGACGCTGCTGACCGGCGCGAGCACCGACGCGAACGTGCCGATGTCGCTGGGCATCCCGGCCATCATCATCGGCGGCGGCGGCAAGACGGGCGGCTTCCACGCGCTTTCCGAGTGGATCGACGTGACCGACGGCTGGAAGGGCGCGCAGAACTCGCTGGTGACGGTGCTGGGGCTGGTCGGCGTGCAGGGCACGAGCACCCCGCTGCTCGAAAAGCGCCCGCCCCGCGCGAAGTAA
- a CDS encoding DUF2501 domain-containing protein, with amino-acid sequence MHARSTLIALALLAAGASAQANNLLDQLKEKAGEAASANTQGGTGGSALGDLGSNLGFKMPAIGSSTIGNAAGVLQYCVKNNYLGGDAASVKDKLLAKITGQKPQETGFANGAKGLLKGGDGQTLNFKVLSSKLKTKACDYVLKNATSLI; translated from the coding sequence ATGCACGCCCGTTCCACCCTCATCGCCCTGGCACTGCTCGCGGCAGGAGCCTCGGCGCAAGCCAACAACCTGCTCGACCAGTTGAAGGAAAAGGCCGGCGAGGCCGCCAGCGCCAACACGCAAGGCGGCACCGGCGGGTCGGCACTCGGCGACCTGGGCAGCAACCTGGGCTTCAAGATGCCCGCCATCGGCTCCAGCACCATCGGCAACGCGGCCGGGGTGCTGCAGTACTGCGTCAAGAACAACTACCTGGGCGGCGACGCGGCTTCGGTGAAAGACAAGCTGCTCGCCAAGATCACCGGCCAGAAGCCCCAGGAGACCGGCTTCGCCAACGGCGCGAAGGGCCTGCTCAAGGGCGGCGACGGCCAGACGCTGAACTTCAAGGTGCTGTCGTCCAAGCTCAAGACCAAGGCCTGCGACTACGTCTTGAAGAACGCGACTTCGCTGATCTAG